The Brevinematia bacterium genome window below encodes:
- a CDS encoding DegT/DnrJ/EryC1/StrS family aminotransferase produces the protein MNVPLLDLKREYKLLKEEVLKEIEQIFDNQSFILGKHVQSLEKNLTEFLGVKDVIGVSSGSDALLLSLMAIGVSPGDEVIVPSFTFYATASCISRLGAIPVFADIDIETYNITPEEVEKRISSKTKCVIPVHLYGNPCEIESIIRISKERNIDVIEDNAQAIGAEYNGKKTGSFGKTGCLSFYPTKNLGGAGDGGAISTNEEEIAKKLRILRVHGSEKRYYHEYIGINGRLDEIQACYINIRLRRTNENNEERRKIANTYSQLLSELENRELLFTPKETKNSKHVYHQYTIRVPKYRDALKQFLAENGIGSEIYYPLPLHLQKCFSELGYKEGSLPATEKASKEVLSLPIFPKLSEEEISYVVEKITKFFKTIP, from the coding sequence ATGAACGTTCCCCTTCTTGACCTAAAAAGAGAATATAAACTCTTAAAAGAAGAAGTTCTAAAAGAAATTGAACAAATATTTGACAATCAGAGCTTTATCCTAGGAAAACATGTTCAGTCACTTGAGAAGAACTTAACCGAGTTTCTAGGAGTAAAGGATGTTATAGGTGTATCATCGGGAAGCGATGCTCTGCTTCTGTCTCTTATGGCTATAGGTGTTTCTCCTGGAGATGAGGTAATTGTTCCATCTTTTACATTTTACGCCACGGCAAGTTGTATCTCAAGGCTAGGAGCTATCCCAGTTTTTGCCGATATAGACATAGAAACATACAATATAACCCCCGAGGAGGTAGAAAAAAGAATCTCTTCAAAAACCAAATGTGTCATACCTGTCCACCTTTACGGTAATCCTTGCGAAATTGAGAGTATCATAAGAATCTCCAAGGAAAGAAATATAGACGTTATAGAAGATAATGCACAAGCAATAGGTGCCGAATACAATGGTAAAAAAACGGGAAGCTTTGGAAAAACAGGTTGCCTCTCCTTCTACCCAACCAAAAACTTAGGCGGAGCAGGAGATGGCGGGGCAATATCAACTAACGAAGAAGAAATCGCAAAAAAGTTAAGAATCCTCAGGGTTCACGGTTCCGAAAAAAGATACTACCACGAATACATAGGAATAAACGGAAGACTTGACGAGATTCAAGCTTGCTATATAAACATAAGACTTAGAAGAACAAACGAGAATAATGAGGAAAGAAGAAAAATAGCAAATACCTATTCACAGCTTCTCTCTGAACTTGAAAACAGAGAACTACTATTCACACCCAAAGAAACAAAAAACTCAAAGCACGTATACCATCAATACACTATAAGGGTGCCCAAGTATAGAGATGCACTAAAACAGTTTCTAGCAGAAAACGGCATAGGTTCCGAAATCTACTATCCTCTACCTCTACACTTACAGAAGTGTTTCTCAGAGTTAGGTTACAAGGAAGGTAGTCTACCAGCCACAGAAAAAGCCTCCAAAGAAGTTCTATCACTCCCGATCTTTCCCAAACTAAGTGAAGAAGAAATAAGCTATGTAGTAGAGAAAATAACAAAATTCTTCAAGACAATACCATAA
- a CDS encoding KH domain-containing protein, translated as MKEKELVEQIVKALVDYPEDISIKVVEGEKSTILELKVKTEDIGKIIGKKGRIAKAIRTIVSAIAVKNGRRVILEILD; from the coding sequence ATGAAGGAAAAAGAATTGGTTGAACAGATAGTCAAGGCGTTAGTTGATTATCCTGAAGATATCTCCATCAAGGTTGTTGAAGGGGAAAAATCTACAATCCTTGAGCTTAAGGTTAAGACTGAAGACATCGGGAAGATCATTGGCAAGAAGGGAAGGATAGCAAAAGCTATCAGGACAATAGTAAGTGCAATCGCTGTCAAAAACGGAAGAAGAGTTATTCTTGAAATCCTTGACTAA
- the rpmG gene encoding 50S ribosomal protein L33: MATDVIAMICQECKSKNYYTKKSKKLQREKLELKKYCPKCNKRTPHKEGKA, translated from the coding sequence ATGGCTACTGATGTTATTGCAATGATATGCCAAGAATGTAAAAGCAAAAATTACTATACAAAAAAATCCAAAAAACTACAAAGAGAAAAGCTAGAACTAAAAAAATATTGTCCAAAATGCAACAAAAGGACCCCACACAAGGAAGGGAAAGCCTAA
- the rpsP gene encoding 30S ribosomal protein S16 yields the protein MVRIRLMRFGSKHRPYYRIVVVDSKKKRDGAYIESLGHYAPMEGKKLHIDTTRYNYWISVGAQPSATVSRLYNNFSALLK from the coding sequence ATGGTTAGAATAAGATTGATGAGGTTTGGTTCCAAACATAGACCGTATTATAGGATAGTAGTAGTTGATTCTAAGAAGAAAAGAGACGGTGCTTATATTGAGAGCTTAGGTCACTATGCTCCAATGGAGGGTAAAAAGCTTCATATTGATACAACTAGGTATAATTACTGGATCTCCGTTGGAGCACAACCTTCAGCTACTGTTAGTAGACTTTACAATAATTTCTCGGCATTACTAAAGTAG